The Chloroflexota bacterium genome has a window encoding:
- a CDS encoding sigma-70 family RNA polymerase sigma factor — translation MSDWKNDQRVQLDAQLVKRAKHGDSDAFGELHDYYVDAIYNFLASRTSDPLDAEDLTGEVFLRAWRSLKNYRQKGYPFSAYLFRIARNLLIDHYRQSQRQDEDTVEAEDIGSLRGAEKSPDAIIVIKQEHQQLKQYLDNIREDYRDVLVLRFLSGLSPDETAKVMQRSSGAVRVLQHRALAALRKQLGSSNGRD, via the coding sequence ATGAGCGATTGGAAAAACGACCAACGAGTTCAGTTAGATGCTCAGTTGGTTAAACGGGCAAAACATGGTGATAGTGATGCCTTTGGTGAGCTTCACGATTACTATGTTGACGCAATATACAACTTTTTGGCTTCTCGCACGAGTGATCCACTGGATGCAGAAGACCTGACTGGTGAGGTATTTTTGCGTGCCTGGCGTTCATTAAAGAACTATCGCCAAAAGGGGTATCCTTTTTCGGCATATTTGTTTCGGATTGCGCGTAATTTGCTGATTGACCATTACCGTCAGTCTCAACGTCAAGATGAGGATACAGTTGAAGCGGAGGATATTGGCTCTTTGCGAGGGGCTGAAAAAAGTCCGGATGCGATTATCGTAATTAAGCAAGAACATCAACAACTGAAACAGTACTTAGATAATATTCGCGAAGATTATCGCGATGTACTGGTATTGCGTTTTCTGAGCGGGCTTTCTCCGGATGAAACCGCCAAAGTTATGCAGCGTTCATCGGGAGCGGTGCGAGTATTGCAGCATCGGGCGCTGGCTGCGTTACGCAAGCAATTGGGCAGCAGTAACGGTAGAGATTGA
- a CDS encoding pilus assembly protein — MVNRKLPKDNCSERGQSFAELALTLVVLLILIAGIVDLGRAFFTYIALRDAAQEAAVYGSINPADSSGINSRGMAVLTNRIDTSTVSILPTFSGACANGSNTIQVVVQFSNFNITMPFLGTLVGSQNFNITASVTDTILSPMCP, encoded by the coding sequence ATGGTTAATCGAAAGCTTCCCAAAGATAATTGTTCAGAGCGCGGTCAGAGTTTCGCTGAATTAGCCCTTACGCTGGTTGTTTTGCTGATACTGATTGCTGGAATTGTTGATTTAGGGCGCGCCTTTTTTACGTATATCGCACTGCGCGATGCCGCGCAGGAAGCTGCTGTGTACGGCTCGATCAATCCTGCTGATTCTTCGGGTATCAATAGTCGGGGCATGGCTGTGCTCACCAATCGCATTGATACCTCCACGGTCAGCATTTTGCCAACATTCAGCGGAGCCTGCGCGAATGGGAGCAACACGATTCAAGTGGTTGTTCAGTTTAGTAATTTCAATATCACCATGCCGTTTTTGGGAACATTGGTGGGTTCACAAAACTTTAATATCACTGCCAGCGTAACCGATACGATACTTAGCCCGATGTGTCCATAA
- a CDS encoding Tad domain-containing protein: protein MQKNSNQNSEQGQAIVLLVLAFVAFLGFAALAIDGGMIYADRRHAQNATDASSLAGAGVAAQEMENLGVYFNNFDCGSVNVTAVQNAAALAAVGRAASNDYTIDYDVSDFHGVQVICVDDEDKGTYLDKYLDVNTLITRTTNTALVHFVYSGPVQEQAETIARIRPRTPLAFGHAIVALNDAACSGNSNGVIVGGSSGTYVHGGGIFSNGCLKCNGSGPNFEVIVDSPNGIGYVEEMTNCSSGELDPEATNVPDKLPAASYDVDLPDCSGLPNRSIPSGQDVTLEPGVYSQINDNGKDTVTLNPGLYCVTGSPIAFKITTAWFYGDGVTIYATNGRVLISGGGDDEGNPSVLSAPAADPDPSPALSGMLILLAPGNTSDVQLTGNSETQFTGTVFAPDGDITATGSGALTAPFNTQLIGYNVQVEGNAFIDINFDGANSYGVPPRL, encoded by the coding sequence ATGCAAAAAAATTCAAATCAAAATTCTGAGCAGGGACAGGCAATTGTTTTGCTGGTGTTGGCGTTTGTGGCCTTTTTAGGTTTTGCTGCCCTGGCCATTGATGGCGGTATGATTTATGCCGACCGCCGCCATGCGCAAAACGCTACGGATGCTTCTTCGTTGGCGGGGGCTGGTGTAGCTGCCCAGGAAATGGAAAATCTTGGAGTATATTTTAATAACTTTGACTGTGGATCGGTCAATGTTACCGCGGTGCAAAATGCCGCCGCCCTGGCTGCCGTTGGACGTGCCGCCAGCAATGATTACACGATTGATTATGATGTTTCCGATTTTCACGGTGTTCAGGTTATTTGTGTGGATGATGAGGACAAAGGCACTTATTTAGACAAATATCTGGATGTGAATACTTTGATCACGCGCACCACCAATACGGCGCTGGTTCATTTTGTTTATTCCGGCCCTGTACAGGAACAGGCCGAAACGATTGCCCGTATTCGACCGCGCACACCCCTGGCATTTGGACATGCGATTGTGGCCTTGAATGATGCCGCTTGCTCCGGCAATAGTAATGGCGTTATTGTTGGCGGCAGCAGCGGAACATACGTGCATGGCGGCGGCATCTTCTCCAATGGTTGTTTGAAATGCAATGGATCTGGGCCAAACTTTGAAGTTATTGTTGACTCACCGAATGGCATCGGATATGTTGAGGAGATGACCAATTGCAGTTCTGGGGAATTAGATCCGGAAGCAACGAATGTCCCCGATAAACTCCCGGCTGCATCCTATGATGTTGATTTGCCCGATTGCTCTGGTCTGCCGAATCGCAGCATACCCAGTGGCCAGGATGTTACTCTTGAGCCAGGCGTTTATTCGCAAATCAACGACAATGGCAAGGACACAGTTACTCTCAACCCGGGTTTGTATTGTGTGACTGGCTCCCCGATTGCATTCAAGATTACGACAGCCTGGTTTTATGGTGATGGGGTAACTATCTATGCAACGAATGGGCGTGTCCTGATCTCGGGCGGTGGCGATGACGAAGGCAATCCATCTGTTTTAAGTGCTCCCGCGGCTGATCCGGATCCATCTCCTGCCCTTTCGGGTATGTTAATTTTACTCGCCCCAGGGAATACCAGCGATGTGCAGCTAACCGGCAACAGCGAAACTCAATTTACCGGCACAGTATTCGCGCCAGATGGGGATATTACAGCGACAGGTTCCGGCGCATTAACAGCTCCGTTTAACACGCAACTGATCGGATACAATGTTCAGGTCGAGGGGAATGCCTTCATCGATATTAACTTTGATGGCGCAAACAGCTACGGCGTGCCGCCCAGGCT
- a CDS encoding VWA domain-containing protein, with the protein MYKINLHPSQKKQVIASPQNPGRTERGQAIVIMVISFLALLAFVGLVTDVGSIYVTYTQLKRAVDAAAVAAANNIKNPSLTYTQRKTRITEAAREMIALHNVADISSLEAYICDDTTKPAEFTAQCPNVGAGEDPRKLAWVQATQNVPVYFLSLVGIQSIPMTTSSIGEAATVDVVVVIDTSESMGEATSGYGADFNPAACNGSNTCEPLRTAKDAAKALVDSLFEGYDRIAVVGFDFNATMYSNLESNFTTVKSAIDGVPLHDDLDSSSVVPFGSPGVGDLNPLDIDGDGLLGDLDTNDNGGAGLINDSIVSTCTGCGIRVAGNILAQFGRQEAVWVIVFLADGATNVSDVPPEVDSSFPNGFCGGSIHNRMWNFPWCQDNDPSTRHCGPNHSASNECPPGSTWVGDSTPSYDVEDYTYDMIDQVALMESTNPDEPINGNDIAVYSIGLGKAAQPPLYAGEIMLRYMANLGDDGSRGNDPCATTAPQSHCGNYYYAPNASFLSQIFENIADRIYTRISR; encoded by the coding sequence ATGTACAAAATAAACTTGCATCCATCCCAAAAGAAACAGGTAATCGCTTCGCCTCAGAATCCTGGCCGTACTGAGCGCGGGCAGGCGATTGTCATTATGGTGATTTCATTTTTGGCATTATTGGCTTTTGTAGGTCTGGTCACGGATGTGGGTTCAATCTATGTAACCTATACACAACTCAAACGCGCGGTGGATGCAGCCGCTGTTGCCGCCGCCAATAACATCAAGAATCCATCGCTGACCTATACTCAACGCAAAACCCGTATCACCGAAGCTGCGCGCGAAATGATCGCATTACATAATGTCGCAGATATCAGTTCGTTGGAGGCCTATATCTGCGACGACACCACAAAGCCAGCCGAGTTTACGGCCCAATGCCCTAATGTGGGCGCAGGCGAAGATCCCCGCAAACTGGCGTGGGTGCAGGCTACACAAAATGTCCCGGTTTACTTCCTGAGCCTTGTTGGCATACAGAGCATTCCTATGACGACCAGTTCCATCGGCGAAGCAGCTACCGTAGATGTGGTTGTGGTGATTGATACATCCGAATCGATGGGTGAAGCTACCAGCGGTTATGGTGCCGATTTCAATCCGGCTGCCTGTAATGGCAGTAATACCTGCGAGCCGCTGCGCACTGCCAAAGATGCTGCCAAAGCTTTGGTTGATTCATTGTTTGAAGGCTATGACCGCATTGCTGTAGTCGGCTTTGATTTCAACGCTACGATGTATTCAAACCTGGAAAGTAACTTTACAACCGTTAAGAGCGCCATTGATGGCGTTCCTTTACACGACGATCTCGACTCTTCTTCTGTTGTCCCATTTGGCAGTCCGGGAGTCGGAGATTTGAATCCCCTGGATATTGATGGCGATGGTTTATTGGGCGATCTTGATACCAATGATAATGGCGGCGCAGGTCTCATTAATGATTCCATTGTTTCAACCTGTACAGGTTGTGGGATCCGCGTGGCGGGCAATATCCTGGCCCAGTTTGGCCGCCAAGAAGCCGTTTGGGTCATCGTTTTCCTTGCGGATGGCGCCACGAATGTCAGCGATGTGCCGCCGGAAGTTGATTCATCCTTCCCGAATGGTTTTTGCGGCGGCAGCATCCACAATCGCATGTGGAACTTTCCGTGGTGTCAGGATAACGACCCGTCCACACGGCATTGTGGCCCCAATCATTCAGCCTCAAATGAATGTCCGCCAGGTTCAACCTGGGTCGGCGACAGCACGCCATCCTACGACGTCGAAGATTACACCTACGATATGATCGATCAAGTCGCCCTGATGGAATCAACCAATCCAGATGAGCCTATCAACGGCAATGATATTGCAGTCTACAGCATTGGTTTGGGCAAAGCCGCCCAGCCGCCCCTCTATGCTGGTGAAATTATGCTGCGCTATATGGCAAACCTGGGTGATGATGGCTCGCGAGGCAACGATCCTTGTGCAACTACAGCGCCTCAATCGCATTGCGGCAATTATTATTATGCGCCCAACGCGTCCTTTTTATCACAGATTTTTGAAAATATTGCCGATCGCATTTACACCCGTATCAGCCGATGA
- a CDS encoding glycerol-3-phosphate acyltransferase — protein MQILLAVAVIVLCYFIGSIPMGYISVKLVTGKDVRTIQSGRTGGTNAMRAAGFGVGLATSLADIAKGVAGVWLARTITPGNIWIEVLAPAVIVLGHNYSIFTLRRDENNRLSIGGGAGGAPSVGGAVGYWWPSFFILVPVGALILFGIGYASVATLSLPVIAAVIFAIRAAMGLSPWHYLIYCLLAEILVLWSLRPNLKRLIDGNERLVGWRARRAKREPKTE, from the coding sequence ATGCAAATTCTATTAGCAGTAGCAGTAATCGTGCTTTGCTATTTCATTGGCTCAATTCCAATGGGGTATATTTCTGTCAAGCTGGTTACGGGCAAGGATGTGCGCACAATCCAAAGCGGACGAACCGGTGGCACCAACGCCATGCGCGCGGCGGGTTTTGGCGTTGGTCTGGCAACCAGCCTGGCAGATATTGCTAAAGGTGTCGCTGGTGTTTGGCTTGCTCGGACAATCACCCCAGGCAATATCTGGATTGAAGTGCTTGCTCCTGCCGTGATTGTTCTTGGGCACAATTACTCTATTTTTACGTTGCGCAGAGATGAAAATAATCGCCTTTCCATTGGTGGCGGGGCCGGTGGCGCGCCGAGCGTTGGTGGCGCGGTAGGCTATTGGTGGCCTTCGTTTTTTATTCTTGTACCTGTTGGCGCGCTCATTCTCTTTGGGATTGGTTATGCTTCGGTTGCCACCCTCAGCTTGCCCGTTATCGCTGCGGTCATATTTGCAATTCGTGCAGCGATGGGGCTTTCTCCCTGGCATTATCTCATTTACTGTTTATTGGCCGAAATTCTTGTTCTATGGTCATTGCGCCCCAACCTTAAACGGTTAATAGATGGTAATGAACGCCTTGTGGGCTGGCGTGCTCGTCGGGCAAAGCGTGAACCCAAAACCGAGTAA